A single genomic interval of Trichosurus vulpecula isolate mTriVul1 chromosome 6, mTriVul1.pri, whole genome shotgun sequence harbors:
- the LOC118853662 gene encoding 60S ribosomal protein L17-like, whose product MVRYSLDPENPTKSCKSRGSNLRVHFNNTRETAQAIKGMHIRKATKYLKDVTLKKQCVPFRRYNGGVGRCAQAKQWGWTQGRWPKKSAEFLLHMLKNAESNAELKGLDVDSLVIEHIQVNKAPKMRWRTYRAHGRINPYMSSPCHIEMILTEKEQIVPKPEEEVAQNKKISQKKLKKQKLMARE is encoded by the coding sequence ATGGTGAGGTACTCTCTTGATCCAGAGAACCCCACAAAATCATGCAAGTCAAGGGGTTCAAATCTCCGGGTCCACTTCAATAACACCCGTGAAACAGCCCAAGCTATCAAGGGCATGCATATCCGAAAAGCtaccaagtatttgaaagatgtcaCATTGAAGAAACAATGTGTTCCCTTCCGTCGGTATAATGGTGGAGTTGGCAGGTGTGCCCAGGCTAAGCAGTGGGGTTGGACACAGGGTCGCTGGCCCAAAAAGAGTGCTGAATTCTTGTTGCATATGCTTAAAAATGCAGAGAGTAATGCAgaactgaagggtttggatgTGGATTCTCTTGTCATTGAGCATATCCAGGTTAACAAGGCTCCCAAAATGCGATGGCGTACTTACAGGGCTCATGGTCGAATCAACCCATACATGAGTTCTCCTTGCCATATTGAGATGATACTcactgaaaaggaacaaattgttcctaaACCAGAAGAGGAGGTTGCTCAAAACAAAAAGATAtcccagaagaaactgaagaaacaaaagcttatgGCACGGGAGTAA